The Oscillatoria acuminata PCC 6304 genomic interval AGCATTTCAGCATTGGGACAGGAAAATTCTCGAATCGGAACGAGAACGCGAAACAGCGTTCTTCCCCACAAATTAACCCGGTAAAGTAAAGCGCGATCGCCAGAAAAATGGACGCCGGTAAAGTCCGGACGAACGTCCTGAGCACCTAACCGTTCTAATTCTTGGGCAGCAATGGGTTCTAAACCCCGAGCAACAGTTGCAAAGTATTCAGTCATCATAAGTGATAGTTTATCAGAAAAGCACCGGCACAGACTCGTTAGGAAGTCATTTCCACTCCCCCACAATTCGGGAAGCAGCAGAATTCACCAAGGACGGATCAGGGCAATCGGCTGAGGATAATTATCCCACTTGCTGTGAACTTGAATCCTCTTCTCGCTGTCGGCTATACAAAGGAAGCCTAACGGTAAATGCGGTCCCGAATCCCACCTCACTTTTGACGGAAATTTCTCCGCCATGTAAGTCGGTACTGCGTTTGACCATTGCCAATCCCAATCCTGTACCGGGAATATTCCCGACATTTCCGCAACGGTGGAAGGTTTGGAAGAGGCGGGGTATTTCCTCGGAGGGAATCCCAATTCCTGAGTCTTTAATCATAAAGGTAACATCGGTATCGGTACAGGTTAATTCAAAATACACTTCTCCGCCTTCGGGGGAATATTTAATGGCATTAGAAAGCAGATTGTTTAAAATATAGCGTAATAATTTTTCATCAAAACAAGGCTTGCGGGATTTTCTACTCAAAAATTCTTCGGAGTAATTTTCAACAAAATTAATCGTGTAATTTTTGGTGGATGAAAATTGGAACTCTTCCACAATTCCTTTACAAAAGGGCACTAGGTCCAGGGATTGGGGGTTAAACGGAAGTTGGCTCATTTCGGCCCGTCCGATGAACAGGACATCTTCCAGGAGTTGGGTCATGTTCACCGTAGCTGATTGGATGCGATGGAGGGCTTGGAACTTTTTATCCAGTTTGTCATTGGGCCATTCCTCTAAATAATATTCGAGTAAATCCGCCGAAGAAAGAATAGTGGTCATGGGGGTGCGGAATTCGTGAGAAACCATTGACACAAACCGGGTTCTAAATTCCATGATTTCTCGTTCTTTCGCCAAGGCATGACGCAGTTGCTCCTCAGCGCGTTTGATTTCGGTGATATCTTCAGAAATTCCGGCAATGCGGTAGATTTTACCTTCTTCGTCACGGATGGGAAAGCCCCGATCGCGAATCCAGCGAATGGAACCATCGGGTCGAATGATCCGATATTCGCGATCGAGGCGATCTAAAGGCATCAATCCAGTAAGGACCGCTTGGCGATCGTCGGGATGAATCGCATCTAAACGGGCGGTGGGTTTCTCATACAATTCCTGGCGTTCTAATCCCCAAATTTCCTCATAGGCAGGGGAAACGTACAGGATTTGGCTATAGTTTGGATCGCTGATCCAAAAGACCTCTTCGATATTTTCGGCTAATTGGCGGAACCGTTCCTCGCTGGCTTGGACCGCTGCCTCTGCTAACTTTTGTTCGGTGATATCTCGTCCAACAGCTTGAAACTCACTCAACACCCCCTGGGCGTCGAAAATGGCGCGATCGGTCCACTGTTGCCAGCGCACTTCTCCATTGGTCAGCATGATCCGGCGTTCCCGGGTGACAACGGGCATGGCGACGGGATTGCGATCGATATCCGGTATCAAAGAGACCACCGATCCATCCATCAGTTCTTTGCGACTCACGCCGAAATAGCGACAGTAAGCATCATTGACAAAGGTCAGGGTGCCATCGGGTGCAAACCGACAAATCAGTTCGGTTTGATCTTCGACAATGGCACGATATCGCGCTTCTGAAGAGCGCAGGGCCACTTCTGCTAAGGCCCGCTCTTTATGAAGAGAGACGGCAGCAGCCGCAGCTTGGAGGATAGAGACTTCTGACTCGGACCAGACCCGAGGTTCGGTGCAGTTGTCAAAGCGAATAAATCCAAAGAATTCCCCATGCACAATCAGGGGCAAAATTAGCAGGGATTGAATCCCGGATTGTTCTAACAGTTCCCGTTCGGAATCGGGAAAGTTACTCACAACATCGGCAATGACTTCTCCTCGCGCTAACAGAGATACCCACCGCTCAATTAGGATGGGTGCTTTTAAAGATAAACATTGAGCCGGTTGGGGATTGCTGTCGGACCCGGGTTGAATTTTTAACTCTTCGCAATTCCACTGGGCCACCAAAAGCGGGGAAGGGCCGGTTGGCGTGGAATTCCCCATAGACAAGGGTGGATTTTGGCAGAGGTAGACTCGACTGGCATGAGCCGCTTGTCCCAAGGGTTTGAGAATTTCCGTGTAGGGGTAGCTGGGACTATTATCCGGGGTGGTGTCTCCTTTAAAGGCAAGGAGTCGGCGCTGCACTTCGACTAAGGCTTCTAACTGCTGATTGGCTTGGCTGAGTTCCTGGGTTAAGCCATGCAGTCGTAAGGCGGCACGCACCCGGGCTAGAAATTCTTCGGTTTCGATGGGTTTGGAGAGAAAATCATCGGCTCCGGTGTTGAGTCCCTTGATGCGATCGCCCACTTCTTCTCTAGCGGTGAGCAGGATAAAAAACATCGGTGCAAGTTCAGAGTCAGCCTTGATTTTCTGACAGACTTCTAATCCATCTAGTCCGGGCATCATCCAATCGCAAACGATCAAGTCCGGTTCGAGTTCTCTGGCCAGACGCAAGCCCTCAGTCCCATCAGAAGCCACGGTGATGCGATGTCCGTCGCTTTCGAGTAAGTCCTGGAGGACGAGCTGCACGGTTACGTCATCATCAACAATTAGGATTTTAGCCATAGTAAAAAATGTAGCACTGTAAAAAAGAAAGGGTCAACTTCACTCGAATATTTGTTGGATTCAAAAAGGCTTTCTTATACTTCCCATAGTTGGCTACCCAATTGCGTTAATTTCTATTCTCAATAAGTCCCAGGTGGAAGCATTTACCTCCCTCTAATTGATGTAGCCCTCGAAACGGACAATTCCTGGGTTTCTTGATAAAGGCGACCTGGAAGGATACCCGCTTTCTGGGGATCCGCTCCAGATGGGGGGTAAACCAGAGGGCATTTATTCCCAAATGACCAGTCCCTAGAAGGTTCAGGACCGCTCACCTGTTTCAAAAAACCCTTACCCCTAGCCGCTTTGGATCAGGATTAGTTAGAGTCCGATGGAGTAGCTAGACCCCACCCTAGCATTAAGCTGCTTCTACAAGGGATGTTTTCCCTCTGCTATTTGGGTCGGGTACATGGAGTGGGGAACCGTTCGCTCACGAGTAGAACTCAATGGCTATTGCAATTGAGTTCTCTCTATTCTGACTCGACAGAATAGAAAATCCCGAGAGGAGCACCGATCGCCTAGGATCAGGGAATCCAAGCTCCTGCCTCGGACTGAAAAATGGCTGCCTGGGTTACTATTACCCGCACCTGTGGCGATTCTGTCCCGATTCCTGTCTAGGGTGGGGTCTTGATTCGGGACTGGGATCCCGGCCCCCAATCGGTGCCGATCGCTCGGTGATGGTCGGTGGGTACAAAAGCCATCACAGTCCCCGGCAATGCTTCAATCCTTTAAGCAAAACGCTACACTAGAATACACTCATTAATTCCCTAAGTGTATGTCCTATTTCGACGGAACCCTCAGCTATCCCAAGACTCGTAAAGGCGATCTCGTGGATGACTACCACGGTATCCAGATTTCCGACCCCTATCGTTGGTTGGAAGACCCTGACGCTGAGGAAACCAGAGCTTGGGTAGAAGCGCAAAATACGGTTACTTTTGCCTATCTTAACGAAATTCCCCAGCGCGATCGCCTCAAACATCGTTTGACGGAACTTTGGGATTATGAAAAATACGGCATCCCCTTTAAAAAAGGCAGTCGGTATTTTTATTTTAAAAATGATGGACTCCAAAACCAAAGCGTTCTCTATGTCCTCAATCACCTCGATGATCAACCTCGGGTTTTGCTCGACCCCAATAAGCTCTCTGAAGATGGCACCATCGCCCTAGCAGGTATTGCCATTAGCGAAAATGCTCAATTCATGGCTTATGGTCTTTCTTCCTCCGGTTCCGATTGGCAAGAGTGGAAAGTTCGCGACATTGAAACCGGCGAAGATTTATCCGACCATCTCCAATGGATTAAATTCTCCGGTGCTTCTTGGACTCACGACCATCAAGGGTTTTTCTACAGTCGCTATGATGAACCGAACACCAAAGGTCAATATGAAGATGTTAACTATTATCAAAAACTCTTCTATCATCGCCTCGGCACTCCCCAATCCGATGATATTTTAATCTATGATCGTCCGGATCAAAAAGAGTGGGGATTTAGCGGGGGTGTTAGTGAAGATGGCACGGTTTTGATTATCTCCGTCTGGCGCGGTAGTGACCCAAAAAACTTGGTCTTTTACAAAGATTTAACCCATCCTGATGCTTCCGTTATTGAATTAATTACTGAATTTGAAGCGCAGTATGGGTTTATCGATAAAGAAGGGGATTTGTTTTGGTTTCAAACGGACTTGGATGCCCCCCGGGGTCGGGCAATTTCTCTGAATATCCGCACGGGCGATCGGCAAGAACTGATTCCTGAAGCGCCCGAAACCTTAGAAAGTATTGGCCTTTTAAATAATCAGTTTGTCGCCGATTATCTCAAAGATGCTCGCAGTCAAATTAAACTCTTTAACCTCGATGGTTCCTTCATCCGCGAAGTCGAATTACCGGGAATTGGTTCTGCCGGTGGATTTAACGGCAAACGCCACGATACCGAAACCTTTTATAGTTTCACCAGCTTTACCACGCCACCCACGATTTATCATTACGATATGGTAACGGGGGAGAGTACCGTGTATCGGCATCCCCAGGTAGACTTCAACCCCGATGACTATACAACCGAGCAAATCTTTTACACCAGTAAAGATGGCACTCAGGTTCCGATGTTCATCATCCATAAACAGGGAATCCAACGGGATGGGAATAATCCCACCTATTTGTATGGATATGGGGGATTTAATATTTCCCTGACCCCGAGTTTTTCCGTCTCCCAAGTCGTCTGGATGGAACTCGGTGGCATCATTGCCATTCCCAATCTGCGCGGTGGGGGAGAATATGGAGAGGATTGGCATCAAGGGGGGACGAAGTTAAATAAACAGAATGTGTTCGATGATTTTATTGCTGCTGCGGAGTGGTTAATTGAACATGGTTATACCAAATCCCAGAAATTGGCGATCGCCGGTGGCAGCAATGGCGGATTATTAGTCGGTGCCTGTATGACACAACGCCCGGACCTATTCGCTGCCGCCCTCCCTGCGGTTGGCGTCATGGATATGTTACGCTTCCACAAGTTTACCATCGGTTGGGCCTGGTGTTCCGATTACGGTTCCCCGGATAATCCCGATGAATTTAAAGCCTTGTATGCTTACTCTCCCTTACATAACCTCAAACCCGGGACCGCCTATCCAGCGACTCTGATTACCACAGCAGATCACGACGATCGCGTTGTTCCCGCACATAGTTTCAAGTTTGCTGCTGCCTTACAAGCAGCACATACCTCGAAGGCACCGGTCCTGATTCGCATTGAAACCAAAGCGGGACATGGTGCCGGAAAACCCACGGCTAAAATCATCGAGGAAGTGGCAGATAAATGGGCGTTTCTAGTCAGAACCCTTGAGATGGACATCCCCGTTAAGTAGTAACAACTGAAGTCGTTCTTACTGTTTGTAGTAACGACTTCAGTCGTTTCCGATGTTTGTAGTAACGACTTCAGTCGTTCTCTTCTCCATAAAACCCACTCACCATCGTCATTAAACCATTAAACCTCTGCGGCTATTCAAAAATTAACCGATCTTAAGTAACACGTTTGTTGTTTAATTATTGACCTATTTATTTTTACCGATTCTGTGGTGAAGATTGCTCGATGTCCTACAGGATGTTTTACATTCATAATAAATTCCCCTTCAATCATCAGTTTTTGAATTATTACTCCATCTACTTCTAACTCTGCTTGACAATTTTGAATGGATATGGAAGTACCTTCTAAAGGCCCTGCAAAAACAGTCTGTCCTGATTGTAATTTAAAAATTTCACAAATCTTCATTTCAAAAGCCATAAAATTATTGACTATTAATATAACTATCTCTCATGATAACTAGCGAATCAATGTCTTTTTGAGAAAGATTAATCATTTTTTGATGCTTAATCATAAAATCTTTGACATTAATTTCTGCTGCATGGTGACCTAATTTATCAAGAATTCCAAATTTGATTTGAGTTGCATGAAGAAATTCCTCTAAAAGTTCAATTTTTCGAGCATCTGGCCTTATAATAATATGATTGTGGTCACCACTACTCATGCTTGCGTTGGCTTTAAAATAATTGAAGAAGCCGCCGATAAGTGGGCATTTTTAATCCGAACCCTAGAGATGGACATCCCGGTTAAGTAGTAACGACTGAAGTCGTTACTACTTAACCGGGATAAGAACGACTGAAGTCGTTACTACGAACTAAGAGACTATTGTCTTAATGTTCCCACTTGGACTGTTAAAAGTCGTTGTTTAACTGCTCGATCGCCCGTTCATAGATGGACCTGGCAAAGTCAGTCCACATTCCTTGTCCCCAGTAGCGGAAACAACTGGTTTGGGTTAACAAATTGTTCAGTAAGGCTTGACGATAACGCGGTTGTTGGGTGAGGTTTTCATCTCCCAGTAACGGGTCAATTTTTTGATGAAATAAGGCGCTGAGTGAATTCATCGGTCCGACTACATTTTCATAGCCTTGCACCCAGTTGAGGTTATTCGTCCAGGAGGAACCATCTACATGAAATTGATGGTCTTCTTGTTTTAACTGCGCGATCGCCTCGGCCATTTTTTCCGGGGTGACATTCTCTGGATCAAGGCGTTGCCAGATTTTATGTTGTTGCACTGCTTGACAGGTAGGATAATCATCCGGGGAACAACCTGCGGCTTCAATTAGTTCTAAATATTCGGTCCCATTCAAAGCAACGGTTCCCGATTTCCCCCCATTATTTTGGGCAATTTCATAAGTGGTGCGTTTGAATCCATCGGGGAATTCATTCATCATCACGCCTCCGTTTTCTCCATCGCCAATTTGGGTAACAATGGGCGGAACGGTGACAGAACCCATTTGCTGTTTAGATAGGGTTTTGGCTTCATAATAGGGTTGCATTTGAGCCACTAATTTAGTATCTGACCCTTGGGTTTTAATTAAGGCGGTGATACTGGTAGTTTCCCCTTGGGAATTTCGGGCAATCAGGCGGTGAGGAAGATGTTTGTAGCCGAGACTGTGACCCTCTAAGGTTTCGACGGAATGTTCTTGCACCATAATCCAGCGATAGCCACTTTCTTTGAGGGCTTTGATAAACTCAAATAGGGTATCAGGATGGTTGGGGAGGTGCATTTCTGGGGGGGAAAATCCTTTGACTCGGGCGAGGGCTTCCCAGCCAAAAATTGAGGCAAAATAATGTTGCCATGCTTGAATATGTAGTTTGAGATCCGGCAGGGGAGTGGAGGGAACCACGGCATGACTCCACATGGTTCCTAACCATTCAACATGGAGATAATATTGGGGGTCGCAGGTGATGCGTTTGAGACTATCGATGACATCATGGCGTCCCATTTGTCGCAATCCCCACAATAAATTGCCGGAGTAATCTAACATAACTCGGGGATTACAGCCGTTGGCGACGAGTTCGGGGATGAATTCACCCATACGACTGTAGCACCAGGAGAAGGGTCCGGCATTGTGATTATCGCCTTCGCCGGTATGTTCAAACATATATTGCAAATGACCAATATATTCACCATTGGGTCCGGCAGGGATGGTGGGTTGGTGCATATGCAAGGCGATCGCAAATGCAGCACTAATGTCTTCTAATCGGATATTTGTAATAGGCAAAAATACAGGTTCGTTGCGTTGAACCACGGAACGAACTGCGTTTTCCCACCCGCAAATATTGGGTAATCCTTGGGCAAATTCTTCTAATTTTGGGATATCTGTGGATGTGGGAGCGATGGAAACCATAATTTTAATTGCTGCTTTGACGTGCTATTTTTAGTTTACCGTTGATTGAGTGTTTTTCAACCGACACTTTTTGAATTCTATCAAAATTATGTTTCCGAGTTTTCTGCCGTCTGATGTTGAGTTTTTGACTGAATCCACTTCGATCGCCCTGGCACAAAGCATCGAATGTCAGGATGTCCTGACTTCCTTGAGCGATCGCCCGATTCCCACGAGTTTCGTTCGGGAAGGTCGGGGGGGACCGCCCATTTTGTTGCTACATGGTTTTGATAGTTCCGTGTTGGAGTTTCGCCGGTTGCTGCCTTTGTTGGCAACGCATCACGAAACTTGGGCGATGGATTTATTGGGATTTGGATTTACCCATCGTCTGCCGGAAATTCCGATTACACCTGCGGCGATTAAAACCCATTTATATGAGTTTTGGACCCAGTTAATTCAACAGCCGATGATTTTAGTTGGGGTATCGATGGGGGGTGCGGCAGCGCTTGATTTTACCCTGTCTTACCCCAATGCGGTGCAAAAATTGGTGTTAATTGATAGTGCCGGGTTTGCCAAGGGTCCGGCGATGGGGAAGATGATGTTTCCCCCCCTGGGGTATTTGGCGACCCAATTTTTAAGAAATCCTCGGATTCGCCAACAAATCAGTCTGAAAGCATACCGCGATCGCGCGTTAGCTTCCGAGGATGCCTCAGCTTGTGCGCGGCTACATTTGCAGATGCCAGGGTGGGATCAGGGGACGATCGCCTTTACCAAAAGCGGTGGCTACAACTTTTTAGCCGATAAAATTGAGCAGGTCAAGAAACCGACTCTGATTTTATGGGGAGAAAATGACCAAATTTTGGGCACAGCGGATGCTGACAAGTTCGCGGAAGCGATCGCCTCAAGTAAGCTAATCTGGATTCCCAACTGTGGTCACGTTCCCCATTTAGAACAACCTCAGATCAGTGCCGATCATATTCTGGAATGGTCTAAAGTCTGAACTCATCCCCTGCTGTTCCCCAGTTGCCAAAAAAGTTTGGCAACTGTGTCTTTTTCGAGACAGAATGTTAAAGAGATAGCAAAACCTACAATTTAGGGAATGCAGGCAGTGCTAACCCTGACGTAAAATCGCTGGGGTCTTGGTCCGGAAAGCCTGGGATTAACGAACTCCCCCCAATGGGAAGTCCAAAAAGCCCGGTGGTTCAGGCCAAATTCGGGATGCTACAGGGACCGAAACTCGACCCCCGAGAGGTTTTGGGTTCTCGGTTGGCGGTCGCCAGGAAAGCCACTGCCTCTGAAAAACAGGAGTCGTGAAACCCTTCAGGGGTTTGAGTTCGGGAAGGAAATAATGCAAAATTTTAGCCAACAGCCAGAGGACCGTTTGACCAACTGGGCCGCCCCCACCCGGCCCCCCTTGGAGGGCCCGGAAAGTCTCCAATCCTCTGAGGAAGAACTGCGGCAGGCTTATGATCGATTAACCTTTCATGTGGAAAACTTTCCCCTAGGGGCGATCGAGTGGGATTGTGCGATGGGGGTGAAGCGATGGTCTTCCCAAGCGGAACAAATTCTTGGCTGGAAGGCGGCAGAGGTGATGGGTATTCCTCGGCAAAAGTGGCCTTGTAACTATCCCGAGGATGAAGCCCTGGTTGCCGAAGCCGTCAGTCGCCTGATTGAGGGGGAAGAGTCTCACAATGTTATTTGTCATCGTAACTATACAAAAACTGGGGAAGTGATTTGGTGTGAGTGGCATAATTCGGCGCTGCTTGATGAGACGGGATATCCAATTTCGATTTTATCCCT includes:
- a CDS encoding alpha/beta fold hydrolase is translated as MFPSFLPSDVEFLTESTSIALAQSIECQDVLTSLSDRPIPTSFVREGRGGPPILLLHGFDSSVLEFRRLLPLLATHHETWAMDLLGFGFTHRLPEIPITPAAIKTHLYEFWTQLIQQPMILVGVSMGGAAALDFTLSYPNAVQKLVLIDSAGFAKGPAMGKMMFPPLGYLATQFLRNPRIRQQISLKAYRDRALASEDASACARLHLQMPGWDQGTIAFTKSGGYNFLADKIEQVKKPTLILWGENDQILGTADADKFAEAIASSKLIWIPNCGHVPHLEQPQISADHILEWSKV
- a CDS encoding PAS domain S-box protein — its product is MAKILIVDDDVTVQLVLQDLLESDGHRITVASDGTEGLRLARELEPDLIVCDWMMPGLDGLEVCQKIKADSELAPMFFILLTAREEVGDRIKGLNTGADDFLSKPIETEEFLARVRAALRLHGLTQELSQANQQLEALVEVQRRLLAFKGDTTPDNSPSYPYTEILKPLGQAAHASRVYLCQNPPLSMGNSTPTGPSPLLVAQWNCEELKIQPGSDSNPQPAQCLSLKAPILIERWVSLLARGEVIADVVSNFPDSERELLEQSGIQSLLILPLIVHGEFFGFIRFDNCTEPRVWSESEVSILQAAAAAVSLHKERALAEVALRSSEARYRAIVEDQTELICRFAPDGTLTFVNDAYCRYFGVSRKELMDGSVVSLIPDIDRNPVAMPVVTRERRIMLTNGEVRWQQWTDRAIFDAQGVLSEFQAVGRDITEQKLAEAAVQASEERFRQLAENIEEVFWISDPNYSQILYVSPAYEEIWGLERQELYEKPTARLDAIHPDDRQAVLTGLMPLDRLDREYRIIRPDGSIRWIRDRGFPIRDEEGKIYRIAGISEDITEIKRAEEQLRHALAKEREIMEFRTRFVSMVSHEFRTPMTTILSSADLLEYYLEEWPNDKLDKKFQALHRIQSATVNMTQLLEDVLFIGRAEMSQLPFNPQSLDLVPFCKGIVEEFQFSSTKNYTINFVENYSEEFLSRKSRKPCFDEKLLRYILNNLLSNAIKYSPEGGEVYFELTCTDTDVTFMIKDSGIGIPSEEIPRLFQTFHRCGNVGNIPGTGLGLAMVKRSTDLHGGEISVKSEVGFGTAFTVRLPLYSRQREEDSSSQQVG
- a CDS encoding glycosyl hydrolase family 57, with the protein product MVSIAPTSTDIPKLEEFAQGLPNICGWENAVRSVVQRNEPVFLPITNIRLEDISAAFAIALHMHQPTIPAGPNGEYIGHLQYMFEHTGEGDNHNAGPFSWCYSRMGEFIPELVANGCNPRVMLDYSGNLLWGLRQMGRHDVIDSLKRITCDPQYYLHVEWLGTMWSHAVVPSTPLPDLKLHIQAWQHYFASIFGWEALARVKGFSPPEMHLPNHPDTLFEFIKALKESGYRWIMVQEHSVETLEGHSLGYKHLPHRLIARNSQGETTSITALIKTQGSDTKLVAQMQPYYEAKTLSKQQMGSVTVPPIVTQIGDGENGGVMMNEFPDGFKRTTYEIAQNNGGKSGTVALNGTEYLELIEAAGCSPDDYPTCQAVQQHKIWQRLDPENVTPEKMAEAIAQLKQEDHQFHVDGSSWTNNLNWVQGYENVVGPMNSLSALFHQKIDPLLGDENLTQQPRYRQALLNNLLTQTSCFRYWGQGMWTDFARSIYERAIEQLNNDF
- a CDS encoding prolyl oligopeptidase family serine peptidase, whose translation is MSYFDGTLSYPKTRKGDLVDDYHGIQISDPYRWLEDPDAEETRAWVEAQNTVTFAYLNEIPQRDRLKHRLTELWDYEKYGIPFKKGSRYFYFKNDGLQNQSVLYVLNHLDDQPRVLLDPNKLSEDGTIALAGIAISENAQFMAYGLSSSGSDWQEWKVRDIETGEDLSDHLQWIKFSGASWTHDHQGFFYSRYDEPNTKGQYEDVNYYQKLFYHRLGTPQSDDILIYDRPDQKEWGFSGGVSEDGTVLIISVWRGSDPKNLVFYKDLTHPDASVIELITEFEAQYGFIDKEGDLFWFQTDLDAPRGRAISLNIRTGDRQELIPEAPETLESIGLLNNQFVADYLKDARSQIKLFNLDGSFIREVELPGIGSAGGFNGKRHDTETFYSFTSFTTPPTIYHYDMVTGESTVYRHPQVDFNPDDYTTEQIFYTSKDGTQVPMFIIHKQGIQRDGNNPTYLYGYGGFNISLTPSFSVSQVVWMELGGIIAIPNLRGGGEYGEDWHQGGTKLNKQNVFDDFIAAAEWLIEHGYTKSQKLAIAGGSNGGLLVGACMTQRPDLFAAALPAVGVMDMLRFHKFTIGWAWCSDYGSPDNPDEFKALYAYSPLHNLKPGTAYPATLITTADHDDRVVPAHSFKFAAALQAAHTSKAPVLIRIETKAGHGAGKPTAKIIEEVADKWAFLVRTLEMDIPVK